The following are from one region of the Marinitoga litoralis genome:
- the pgl gene encoding 6-phosphogluconolactonase — protein sequence MRIFEYENINEMSFNAAKTIVNFYDYYIKKQGYFTLVLAGGNTPKLLYEMLSVQSNINWKKVYLFLGDERYVPLDNEFSNYKMIKNNLISKIDIPKENVFYINTDISDIENCSKEYEERIKTFFDKKEVAFDLILLGMGEDGHTASIFPDTEVSNEKYVDFIYPENANPKLPRITLTYKAINNSKNVVFLISGEKKINILKEVLKGEKKYPVSKISPKENLLFFVSKN from the coding sequence ATGAGAATATTTGAATATGAAAATATTAATGAGATGAGTTTTAATGCTGCCAAAACAATAGTGAATTTTTATGATTATTATATAAAAAAACAAGGGTATTTCACTCTAGTTTTAGCTGGGGGAAATACCCCTAAATTATTATATGAAATGTTAAGTGTCCAAAGTAATATTAATTGGAAAAAGGTATATTTATTTTTAGGAGATGAAAGATATGTACCTTTGGATAATGAATTTAGTAATTATAAAATGATAAAAAATAATTTAATATCCAAAATAGATATTCCAAAAGAAAATGTATTTTATATAAATACTGATATTTCTGATATTGAAAATTGTTCAAAAGAGTATGAAGAAAGAATAAAAACTTTTTTTGATAAAAAAGAAGTTGCTTTTGATTTAATACTATTAGGTATGGGAGAAGATGGTCACACAGCATCGATTTTTCCAGACACGGAAGTTTCAAATGAAAAATATGTCGATTTTATATATCCGGAAAATGCTAATCCAAAATTACCAAGAATAACTTTAACCTATAAAGCGATTAATAATAGTAAAAATGTTGTTTTTTTAATTTCTGGTGAAAAGAAAATTAATATTTTAAAAGAAGTATTAAAGGGAGAAAAAAAATATCCTGTTTCAAAAATATCTCCAAAAGAAAATTTACTATTTTTTGTTTCAAAAAATTAA